From one Lolium rigidum isolate FL_2022 chromosome 4, APGP_CSIRO_Lrig_0.1, whole genome shotgun sequence genomic stretch:
- the LOC124649178 gene encoding uncharacterized protein LOC124649178 yields MAALLRLGAARRLGGSVVQRAEATVAEGRRRLGPRLVHTEEGKKSLKDDQATPKRDGFDWRQIPSALGTLGNNVIKGGLFIAVASEIDFYWLFGMERPEKKKAA; encoded by the exons ATGGCGGCGCTTCTTCGACTCGGGGCGGCGAGGAGGCTCGGTGGCTCTGTGGTCCAGCGAGCGGAGGCGACGGTTGCGGAAGGGCGACGCCGGCTCGGGCCAAGGCTCGTGCACACCGAGGAG GGTAAGAAGAGTCTCAAGGATGACCAAGCCACTCCAAAACGAGATGGCTTTGACTG GCGCCAGATTCCGAGTGCTCTGGGAACGCTCGGTAACAATGTGATCAAGGGAGGTCTGTTTATCGCAGTGGCCTCTGAAATTGACTTCTATTGGCTTTTTGGCATGGAACGTCCTGAAAAGAAAAAGGCAGCCTAg